cttccgctgcgttttggacacgagaaaaccgagatacaacaaccgtctcacacaagtttttgtccaaaAGAATTTAGAGAGTTGTTTGCCAATTAGACATGCGTAATATAAATTTAGTGTGTATCTATATTGAATTTAAATGCAATATTATTAAGTCGATCATGTATAGTTTACTAATTTATTAACCATTGTATTCCCTAATGAATTTACAGAAAATAGTTTTGAAATATTACAAATACAAAAGCGAGTTATAGATTTGAAAAAGTTAATGGaataaacaagaaagaaaataaagGTCTTTCTACTATGGGCTCTGGAGTATAAATTTATTTCTCCTgctaaataaaaatgacatcaatatttatttttaacaaatcCAAAATATTACACTAATCAAAccaaatatcataaattaaaaagcATCAATTACTAATAATTcccaaattttaataattactgaataatcataattatttcataGATTAAATGGTTCTTCGTAAAATCCAGGGAACTGCGAGAAAATGATCTCATCTTGATGCTCGATCATGGCTTCCACAAACGAACAATTGGAAGATGACGATGATGCTTCGAACCCATTGTTGATCAGTCTCATCCCATTTCCTCCAAAATCCGCAATTGTATCACATTTTTGTTCGAGTATTCCCAGATTTTCTTTATCACCCTCTTCATTTGATGTCAAGATCAGCTCATCATCAAGAAGAAAATCACTCCAACAGAAGCTTGATAATTCGCGATCCAATGAAGACGATATTTCAGATGAAGAAACACAATGATCCGTCGTAAGAGTTTGCGCCATGTTACAATTAGATGTGTTCGTGTACTTTGAGGTATCTGTGACCATATTTATGGCACAAATTTGGGAGCAAAAATCAAAAGGACTCTGTTGATGTCTTCGTGGTTGTTCTTGTTTAAAGATGAATGGATTCTTGGCCGAATCTAAGGCGATTTGTACTCGGTCTTTAGGGAAAGCACCAATGTTTCCATAATCTGCAAGGATTTGGGAGAAGGGTTTATGCGTAACGGGATCGATTCCCATTGCAGATAGCTTCTTTCTTAGTTTGCTGTTCCATAGAATTTTCACGTCGATTTCGGTTCGCCCCGGCAGTTGTTGTGCTATTATGGGCCATCTGCGGATAATGGAATTGTATAATTTTAGGTGTTGCATGCAAATGGTTGCAACATTCATTATAAATTTTAGATCATAAAATGCATTATATACCCAATAAATATACTAAATTACTCTGGATTAAACTTATAGATCAGATACTTGTacaatatcaaaactatatatatattaaccAAAAGAGTGACACGTTATAATCGGAAaataacctttttttttttaactaagtTTTACTTTTGAGATTTGACCGTCTAAGTTTTAAAAGTTTGATTTTAGTGTAAtaacttctattttttttgcttaagtttttttttttttccgaagATTTGATGTATCAT
This sequence is a window from Primulina huaijiensis isolate GDHJ02 chromosome 13, ASM1229523v2, whole genome shotgun sequence. Protein-coding genes within it:
- the LOC140991158 gene encoding uncharacterized protein, with product MVKNQISMKRGLWNNEDDENESFVRKDQKQETGNRTSFSKRSGLRSSSGKISRQRWSNEEKGVDPRDNNFTPQEEEFVIKLHAAIGSRWPIIAQQLPGRTEIDVKILWNSKLRKKLSAMGIDPVTHKPFSQILADYGNIGAFPKDRVQIALDSAKNPFIFKQEQPRRHQQSPFDFCSQICAINMVTDTSKYTNTSNCNMAQTLTTDHCVSSSEISSSLDRELSSFCWSDFLLDDELILTSNEEGDKENLGILEQKCDTIADFGGNGMRLINNGFEASSSSSNCSFVEAMIEHQDEIIFSQFPGFYEEPFNL